GGCTATCTGGGTTTGATTCCCGGATGCGACCGATTCCCGGCTTGCCCTGAATTcgttacactggtgtcagaagtggactcTGTGTTTGCGAAAATTTTGCGGGCTATTTCATTTCCTCTtgatgatgatgtgatgataatgatgacagctcactcgAAAGTTTGCTAAATTATTTCACGTGCATGGTgctcacgcacagacacacactctctctctctcacatacacacacacacacactggattaaCACAACTAAGCCTAAACAATATACAAATTTACCCAAAGTATTTTCCTTTTTATAGAAAGTGTGATGAACGTTATGTAGGAAAAAACTGTACACAACATTCCCGCCGCAAATGTTCACCTTGCTACCTAGTCCGGTCATTCACCGCACCCACGGACACCCACAGACACCCACCCACCACAAATCATAGATTAATAACATAACACATGACACACAAAAAATCAAGAATAATACGATAATAGAACATAATGCAATAATAAAACAAGGGCACAAAAAGAAGGCTGAAACATTTCTGTTATTCCCAGAGTGAGTACTCACTTCTCCATTTGTCTGTTCAATTTCAGATTTAGTCATTGTTTGGAGAAGTGAAAGTACGCATCATACAAAGAAACTCAAACACACAGCTACCTAGGATTGAAACACCCTCATGGCAAGCCCCATGTGAAAGGTCAACTCAATGGTCACTGATGCAGGGCCAATTACAAGGGTCTCCCCCAGCCTGACACGTATAAGTATAAAGTCCAACTGAGCAGAACTCCACACAGCAAGCTGGGCGAGCTGACACAGTACAACTGAGAGGTCCCCATTCACCTGACGTGATACATTTACTTTAAGGGGCTCACAAAGTTCAAAATGTCTGCTCCTCGTCTCGCTCTGTCTGTGCTTGTACTGGTTCTGGCTGCCATCGCACTCAGTGAAGGTAAGAAAATAACTGAAACGAACCTGAACGAGGAGGGTGACAAAAAAAACTTATACTTCCATTGTTGTGAGGACAAATTTGACTTTTAACCaaagccagagaggaggtttatggaagtggtgagggaggacatgcaggtggtgtgacagaggaagatgcagaggacaggaagagatggaaacggatgatccactgtggcgacccctaacgggagcagccaaaagtagtagtagtagtagtagtagtagtagagtgaggatatttttgatttttctttaAGGGTCAATTTTAGGGCTAGGCCTTAGGTTTAGGGTCAagtgattaggttaaggttatggtaaggaagggttaaggttagacatgtagttctgatggttaaggttagggttaaggactagtccaggggtggctaaccatgtgccatggagagccatgtgtatgcaggttttcgttccagccggactccacaccaggtgatttcactgattagcaacccttcaaccaaagaggaagaacgtatcagtgaagtcacctggtgtggagtccggctggaacgaaaacctgcatacacatggctctccatggcacatggttagccacccctggactagggaatgaatgtagtcaatgaggagtcctcacaaagatagaagtgcagcaatgtgtgtgtgtgtgtgtgtgtgtgtgtgtatgtatgtatgtatgtatatatatattcgttcattcattcatcatcagccgcttctccggggttgggtcgcggcggcagcaagctacgtagggcactccaggcgtccctctccccagcaacgccctccggctcctcctgggggatcccaaggccttctcaggccagattggacatgtagtccctccagcgagttctaggtctacccggggtctcctcccagttggccgtgcccgttaaacctccaaaggaaggtgcccaggaggcatcctaatcagttgcccaaaccacctcaactggctcctttcgacgcgaaggagcagcagctgtactccaagctccctgcggatgtccggatatatatattgtatgaggaagtcgggagttgcagagaagtatgtaggagtggtgcaggatatgtatgagggcagtgtggcagtggtgaggtgtgtggttggaatgacagatgggttcaaggtggaggtgggattacatcaaggatcgtctctgagccctttcttgtttgcaatggtgatggacaggttgacggaagagatcaggcaggagtctctatggaAGATGATGTTcgaggatgacattgtgatctgtagcgagagtagggtgcaggttgaggagagcctggagagaagaggaatgaaagtcagtaggagcaagacagaatacatatgtgtgaatgagagggaggacaatggaatgatgaggatgcaaggagtagaggtgacgaaggcgtatgagtttaaatacttggcgtcagctgtccaaagtaatggggagtgcaggagagaggtgaagaagagagtgcaggcagggggggggggggggggggggggggggggggggggggggggggggggggggggggggggggggtggggggggggggggggggggggctgtccaaagtaatggggagtgcaggagagaggtgaagaagagagtgcaggcagggtggagtgggtggagaagagtgtctggagtgattcgcgacagaagggtaccggcaagagttaaagggaaagttcaagttcaagtactttatttgtcacatgcacagaaatagaaagtaaaacatgcagggaaatgaaggggggtactccatctgtcattatgtgaaaaaagacataggcctagataaaaggtttacaagatggtagtgagaccagctatgttatatggtttggagacggtggcactgacgaaaagacaggaggtggaactggaggtggcagagatgaagatgctaagattttcactgggagtgatgaaggaggacaggattaggaaggattatattagagggagagctcaggttggacggtttggagacaaagcaagagaggcaagattgagatggcttggacatgtgtggaggagagatgctgggtatattgggggaaggatgctgaatatggagctgccagggaagaggagaagaggaaggccaaagaggaggtttatggatgtgatgagaggggacatgcaggtggctggtgtgacagaggaagatgcagaagacaggaagagagggaaacgggtgatctgctgtggtgacccctaacgggagcagccgaaagtagtgtgtgtgtatatatatatatatatatatatatatatatatatatatatatatatatatatatatatatatatatatatatgcttgtcttctcctggattgccaccttgctgtggtggagaagctttcaTGTGACAGTGAGCccaagagcttggctcctggtagggtcactatAGGCGGCTAGGTCAAGGAGGGGGGGTttcagatgaagcacgatccagcaaagacctcaacggcagaactggtggaagatgtctccaggtcacaacggcagtgaaggcgaacGAAGGCTGCAACggagggtggtctccaatcgccttggttctccatgccattggaatcTGGTCGTCCCCTGccgaggactgtgtggtggctgcaggcgcatcagccgctCCATGtcaaaagctgtcacgtgcaggtgtcttcccattatgcggctccaggtttggcctctacacccacttgaggacccagagggacccagaaggaggatggtcatacttgaccccaagtgaccgccgatgatgatggtgatgatgatataTGCTTGTGTGCTGATGGGTGAAATAGGGACTGACAAATATTAGACTCTAAATGATTAGCTGAAATggtctgtgtgatggactggcggtctgtccagggtgtgtccccgcctgctgcccaatgactgctaggataggctccagcatccccgcgaccctgattgggatgagcgatttggataatggacggatggctgAAAATGTTAgacgtttgtgtgtgtatgcatgtgtgtttgtctgtactgttcgtatgtgtcagtgtgtcaaAATGTGTCTGTTGATTAAGTAATGGGTAGATAATGTTGCATTTTTCTGAGATGGTCGTTCTCATGGGTAtttctctttcctttttttaGGCATGCGTGGTACAGGGCCTAAGAGGTGCTGCTTCGCATTCACCGAGCGCCAGATTGCTAAAAAGAGAGTGATCAGCTACACCAATACCAGCCAGCAGTGCACTAACCGTGCAGTGCTGTAAGTAAATATTCTTGTTGGCATACATGCATATTTGCATaattgactgtgtgtgtatgcatgcgtggtGCATTTCTGACTGTGTCAATTTTACACATCAATTTATCATCATCGCATCACTGTATTCACCTTTTCGCTTCCACATTCACCTGTTCGTCTTTCTGAATGTGTCAATCTGCTGTGGTTCCCCTGCTCCCAGGTTAAAGGTAAGAGCCGGTTACAAGCTGTGTGCCAGGCCTTCAGACCCCTGGGTGATGGATATCATCAGCTACCTGCAGGCCAAGAGCACCCCCGGACAGCTGACCAAATTATAACTGCATTGACCCATATTCAAGTgccagatggggggggggaaatgttggtTCGCCATGATGTCTCACCTTGTCAACAACTAGGAAACAGCAAATATGCCCCGTGAAACATAGCTGCAGCAATGATGCCCTACATTTTAAATGTCAGCAGTGGAAGAATCACGAGTTCAGCAGAAAATGAGGACGTGACCTTCTGTCACTCGAAACGGCAGCTATCTCTTTACTTCCCGCTCTCTCAGAAGCAGCTAATATCCTAACCCGGAAGAGCTATTCCTCCACCTGCCTTTCGCATTGAATGCCAAATAGAATAAATGTGATGCAGGACGGTCATAATGATTGTAttttaagtcatgttgaaacattttTATTTACTATATCTTCAAATATTCAGTTTAATCGAGTGAAGGGGTCAGATTTCACCAAAAGAATACCTTGGCGTGGGAATTCTGTACTATTTGCCCTGTGGCACAGTTATaaatttaataaaataataaatgcatattccGGCTCAGCACTGTGTGTTTATTCATTCCACCATCTTGGATCCAAGAGGAAATGTTCTGGAGTACAATAAATTCATTGATAAATTCAATGTGAcgagtgcaaaaaaacaaaaaaaacaatactcAGCGGTTGTCAAGGCAGTCCCACAAGTAGTGGTGAATATGATGAAAGGAATTTTGACTTACGACATGTTAGTACCAAAGATGCCTTCACTTTACACAGAAAATCTCGATTTTATGGAGAGAAAACGCACAAACAAAATTGTGAGGGGTGCCCTTACCTCCCTACTCTTTCCTctaccattaaaaagaaaaaaatctattaAAAAATTATCCTAAAGAGATTATAGGCAAAATTAGAACCAGATACCTCACTCTCCCTATTTCACCAAAAGCAaaagaaactcattttaaaatgataaattatatttatccttgtaatgactttctgagacaaagatttaacattgaaaaaaaaaacaattgtatgTTTTGTGAGTCTGTTAGCGAAACATTAGAACAGTTGTGTTTTACTTGTAATTATACTAGAGCCTTTTGGGAATTACTTCAAAATTGGATATccgaaaaaaacttttatttgccCAATTTAGATTATAAGGATATTAAATCTGGAGTTATAATGGAGGATAAAAACACGGAAATGGtgtacaatagcctgattatGATGGCTAAACAATTTATCAATAGATCTAGATTTTTTAAAGGCCAGGCCATTCTTAGTCTTCATGAATTAATTGATACAatttaagaaagcactgaaacgcattcaaaccaaacaagctttgcatatttacaaaaatatatatatattgatttctgattagaACGCTTTCTGTCTTTTCGGggttttttattatcattatttttcttatcttttattgttttgtaaaatactaaaaaaaaacattatagtAGCTGTCTGATTTTCGCTATGTGCTAATTTGTTACAACCAGATTTTGACCTTTGGTtcatattatagcgaattcgggggacaacgcaaccacaggaactgccgcggccgggaggcgaacccgcatcgcccgcaccgcaggaggcatcgctaaccgctcgactaaagggtcagacccaccagccagcggccagcgtgtcttcttatccacgcacgttacaatataataaaggtgtttaaaaagtaaaaacaaaaaacaaaacatgctccAATCCCGCGGGGCTTGCTGACGTCACTCTTCTATGGCGAGCTGTAAGGTACAAAGGTTACGCTGAATAGCGTATCGGAATgtttggatgatggctggatggacgtCTCCCTTTTCCCGAAAAGTGCTGCCTTACACGCTACCAGAACAATCGTATCGCTGTAACGTTTTTGAAACACAGAGAACAATGCCTTTGTCGCCACAACACGTGCTTATTGTAGAACATTAAGCGGGGACAACATCCGTTCCGCGTCGCATATATTCGTTGGTCGATTCAATGCTGGTAGCTTGAACCTGCGCAGCAAATGGAACATGTCTCTGTTATAACTTCAACAGGGGAACGATGTGCCCTGTATGAACAGTCAGTAGGCGGGAGGTACTGGATCTCATCAAGTCATCAACGTGCGATGACTCTGTGATAACAGATAAGGAAGACAAAGCATGAACAGGTAGGATCACTACAGcttagtgcagtggttctcaacctttttggggtcctggaccccctgcgtatttttgatctaccctgaggacccctccacctgatcttgggggaggggggttgcaatttgatagaaacagtagaaactgcattttaaattgcattatagcatttattcactctttggggcaaaaataagagctttcagttgtaacttagatatagttaacaaaacagaattcttatgcagtaactttcagatatatgtaacaaaacagaatatgtattcagtaactttcagatagatgtaacaagacagaatatgtattcagtaactttcagatatatgtaacaacagaatttttatgcagtaacttttaacaatgcaaacgggagcgagatctcttattaaaatacaataaattacacttgtgaaacagatgtaattagagaaaaaagtcttgTTACCCttaatagtttaggtagataaaggtctcagtcacatctgagtaaaataatcctatttctataaatgtcataggatcttttttttaaagatattttattttcacggaccccttgcaattacaccacggaccactaggggtccgcggacccccggttgagaaacactgctctagagtagtaagggggtagtgaggtctttATACTGCCTTGTTAAGGGATCTGGGGTCTAAAAACACTGCGTTTTCCTGTCTTGGGCTTTTCAACTACAACGAGTgggttcacccattctgtgggtttcGTGATCTTGCAGGTTATGTTATTTTTCTCCATGCTGTCGAGCTCGCCTTTTAGTCTGCTGCGTAGCACGATGGGGATCCTGCGTGGTGGGCACGCTACGGGCGTTGCGTCTGGGGCGACGTGAAAGGTGCACTCACCTGGAAGTTCGCCTATGCCTTGAAAGACGTCTGCGTACTCCGCCAGTATGCCGTGAGCCAATGTCTGTTCCCTCATTTTCCTcattcacagccatcactattttgacTAAGTTTAGATCACGAAATGTTCTCATTGCTAGGACTGGCGGGGCATTGGTGTCGACAATGTAGAAATCTAGCAATGTTGAGCTGTCCTTGTATCGACATTTTAActggcatgtgcctttcacgctcagtgcTCTTCCCCCGTATTCAGTGAGCCTATGTGCTGCTGGTTTCAGTGCAATGTTCTTGAACAGCGTGTGAAATAGGTTTTTGGACTGATACTGGCCTCTGCCCCAGTGTCCAATTTGACTTTTTGTGGAGGTGAGCCAATTCCTACCTCTACATAAGCCTGCTCATTGCTTTTGCCATTGTTCTCTATTGTGATACTGTCTATGTAGAGTTCTGTCTGCTCTTCATCTGTGTTCTCTCCAACAGTGTGCACTGTACTGTGGTAAGgttttgtctgtggtgggaattttgatttgcatgcttttgcaaaatgattgaatttttttgcatttaatgcattgtttcccCTTGGCTGGGCATACAACTCTGGCCCTATGCTGCCCTCCACAGTGGCTACATGCTCTGTTTGCTGTGCTATTTTCTCTTTGCTTTGTAGCTTTTTGTGCCGTTTCTAGTCTGTATGTTGTAATACTTTGTGGTTTCGCTAGTCACTCTTACAGTGGTCTTATAGGAAATTGACAGGAGATGATATCACGTCTGACTACTCTTTATTGCAGCGTCCATCTTGTGTCCAGGTCATACAGAAAGCATTCCCCATATAACCCTGATGTATGCAAATGAGGCATCGTGTCAGCCAATTATATCCTAGGCTATGTCTAGTTACaggatattacatcccccttcttttgTAATGAAAGAACATAAGATTAGAAACGTACTGTTTAGTAATTCTGTGACAACATTTTATCACAAAGTATATGACAACAACTAATGCAGatataatcataataatacttTCACCTTTCAAAGTTTCACTTGATCAATATGCTAAACAGTGCATTGCCTCTTTTCTCCTTGcagaacagg
The window above is part of the Lampris incognitus isolate fLamInc1 chromosome 6, fLamInc1.hap2, whole genome shotgun sequence genome. Proteins encoded here:
- the LOC130114354 gene encoding monocyte chemotactic protein 1B-like, giving the protein MSAPRLALSVLVLVLAAIALSEGMRGTGPKRCCFAFTERQIAKKRVISYTNTSQQCTNRAVLLKVRAGYKLCARPSDPWVMDIISYLQAKSTPGQLTKL